A stretch of DNA from Lycium ferocissimum isolate CSIRO_LF1 chromosome 4, AGI_CSIRO_Lferr_CH_V1, whole genome shotgun sequence:
TTTCcgttagtttcattttcatactgttttttcttatctgacctttttcgtcatgttttctcttgagccgagggtcttttggAGACAACCTCCCTACCTtccgaggtaggggtaaggtctgcgtacactttaccctccccagaccccacattgtgggatttaaCTGGGtatgttttgttgtgttttttagacccacccccccccccaactcgGAGCCTACCCACCTCCCAACCCGTATTCCCCATCACCAAAAGTTGCACTACTTCAAAAAATTTATAGTGGTTTTGCTTTGAGTATATGCAAATGCTCTTCAAATGATATTTTTCAACTTGCGTACCACACACaagaaaatgagtagaaaaataacttattttttgagaaattattttcttggaaaatattttccgtcataccaaacacacccttagtgTGATAAATGTTATAAACTCAACATGAGAGCCTAATCTAAAACACGAGTTTATTAGCTAGGTGAAAGAGCCCATACAATTTATAAActgttagtttttttttcttttccaattagTGAGGGACAACTGATACACAATTAATAAatagggcaatttgcacgattgcccttcgttggggatgatctttaatttttgcccctcaaattgctggtctttaatttttgtccttcacttaAAATATcccgagattctgggttcgaccccggcttagtcataaaaataaaataaaaaattcgcaaggtaagattttggaaaaagaagggttaaggcataactaaaagtttgccttaactaaaaaaaaaaaaaaagagtaaagatGGACTTTTTACCAAatttgccttgcgatttttttaagcggggttcgaacccccctATTTTCgcaggcaaaaattaaagacagcACCTTAAAGAAGGAAaggcgcaaaaaaaaaaaaaagaggaaatccGGCAAGAAAAAATACCCCCCGCTTGAGAACTTATGATCTCGTTGATCAAGAGCGGGACAGATTATGCAAACAAATTAGTGACTATTATGgtaatgaaattgatgaagcATTTCCTAGTCAGCCTTATTTTATATCTAAACAAGTTAAACGGATTTGGCTCTTCTCTATTATACTCTCTCCATTTCTTCAAGTGCACCCTTACATGATTGACACTTGTTTATTTTAGATTTTAATAGCCTAGATTAAATTGACTTGACAAGCATCATAACTATAGTTAagagtttatttgggaaaattacTCTGAGGAAAATCTGAACTTCCATTAATTAAAGAAGCcattaatatcattattttttgttattattttacatCTAGATATAAGATTCATCTCAATAAATGAGATTTGGTACGGAAAGAGTAATATATTCTTTACATTTTAACAATACAAAGGATATTATCTCTCACAAATTTCTTTCGTCTGCCCtattcaagaaaaatatgaaGAGTTGTTCCTTACATTCTTACAAAACAGAAGAAGAGTAATCAAAACCAGTTGTGTagaggagagaaaaagaagatgatatgtttaactaaaatttAATACATAGATAATTTCGTTAAATAATTTgtatttgaatttaaattacataaaatggaatactgataataataataataataataataataataataataataataataataataataataatatgaaagTAGTATTAATATTAACGGTTGCCAATTTGAGGGAGAAGAGAATTTTCTTACTAAAGTTATGGAGTGCATTCCTAATTTATCTCATTAACTATGATTAATATCTTTGGTTAGGTTAATTTAATCTAGACCTTTAAAATCTAAAATAAACAAGTGTCAATCATCTAAAGATGCACTTGAGGAAATGGAGAGAAAATGTAATGGAGGAGAGCCAATTCCAAATTAAACAGTTAGCTTGATTTTCTACTTGTGCAAAAAAGACAAAACTGAATATTAATGATAATATCAAGACTCTTACTGAGATATTTTTTGGTGGAACTTTTAGATATGATAATGAGGAATGGATGTTTGGGATACTTGGTGAGTTAGACCCTACTTCAATCCTTGTAACAGAATTATATGGAGTACCAAAAAAGGACTAAAGctagcaaaacaaaaaaaagggataCCACGGATTGGAGGTGTAAACAAACTGTACGTCTATTTGCCATAAAGCTTTTTCGCGGACATACAGTATCACCCTCTTAAAGATATTATTGAAGATTGTAAATATTTATTGAAGTCAACAAGGGCATTAACAAACATATTTGGAGGCTAAAAACCAATAAACTGACTTTCTAGCAAATAAAGGTCATGAGGAAACTTTACTAATCTAGGAAGATGTGCTCAAGAAAATAAAGTTTCTTCTCCTGACAACTTATGCAAGGTAGCTTATGAACGATTTTAGAaagtttatttagtttttttcaatataaagaaagaagaataagaacAAACCCATAAAGAGAGTACAGTTCTTTGTAGAAAAGTCAAATCCAGCTATCTGCAGATTTTCTAAGGCCAGCGACAATATTGTTATCTGTTAGCTTAAAAACGAAATAAGACTAATAAGCGTGAAAAGTGTTTTTGTTTAGATTCTGTTATATTAGTTAGTATTGATGGGTTAGCTTAGAGAGAAGAAAGTTACttttcagaagaaaaaaaagttactcttttaagaataaaaaaagttacttttttcaaagaaaaaaaaaaggaggaacttttttaaaagaaaaaggtcaCTCTTTTTTCCAGGAAAATGTTATTCTAAAAGTTGTGTCTGTTACGAAAAGCTTTTTCGAACAGGTATGTCTATTGTGGACGGACTCTTAAAGTATTATAAATACCTGGTACTGATTCAAAAGAAGGAataatttttcagatttttcttctctctattGCTTTCTGCAACTCACAAAAAAATTGTTCCTGGGGgtaattttgaattaatttctGGTTTTTGAAATTTCATTGCTTTTGTAAAATTCTGGAGGAATTCTGCCACCATTCCTGCAGCAACGAAGTGGGAGGCTTAAATTTCTTAAGGACAGAGACTACTCTATCAAAGCCGGATTGTTATTCTCCAAGTATTATTTTCTAACAGATTCAGATTGATTGCTGATATCATATTAACTAATAAGCTTTAAAGCTTATTGATTAAtgctactaaaaataaattagtaTAATTCTTGAGAAATAAGTATAATCATAGCGTGTAACACGCTTCGTGTCGCTTCCATCAACAATCACACAGGTGCATGAACTCGACTCATTTATTTCTGACCCTACATTATAATGTTTTAATTTCAACGTTGAGTTATTATTAGATACTAttacttcctttgtttcaatttatatggtaatattttattatataggtGTCTAAAAGGTTCTTTTTCTATCACactcttcttattttttttaaataatattttgaattattaactATCATTATGCATCTAATACTTCCTTCATCCCAATATATGTGACGTTGTTTGATTGGGAATAAAGTTCaataaaaagaaggaattttgaaatttatggtctAACACAAATTATAGACATTTAATTTGTGTGACTAAAAATCATCTCATTAtgggtaaaatgagaagtttaaagttaaattatttttaataagaaagtatgacatttttttttaacatactaaaaaggaaattaaagtaTGACacatagagcccgtttggattggcttataagttgacttataagctgttttcagcttttttgagtgtttgggtgGACTTaaatcattttgtgcttaaaataagctcaaaaataattgggcccatttgacttagcttatctgacattttttttttaaaaaataagttagattaccctaacttattttttttaaaattcggTTTATGagcataagcccatccaaacaggctcataatGTAAGGAGGGACTAATACTTTTATTGTGTAGTTTTCAACTAtgtgaattttattttaaaaaatttaaattctttatATCCGATCACATATGAATATCTGATAAGTCGCACTATACATGCATCTTCCTCTGGAGGACTTCGAAAATCCGAGTACTCTGACACATAAATTGATTCGGAGTACATCTACTGTTGTTCTTGGCATGTAAGCACAGTTTCCACGTTTAACACCAAAACCAAATTTACTTGTTATCGTCTTATTTGCTATGCCTCGTCTATTTTTGTATTGTCTTTTTTGAACTGGCTTGTTATGTGTTACTCGAGTCGAGGGCTTTAGGAACAACCTTTCTATTTCGATGAGGTTGGAATAAGGTGTACATACACTTTATTCTTTTCGGACCCCAGCTGTGAAATAAACAGggtgttagttgttgttgtacatgGGGACCATGTGAAAGGAAAACGTAAAGTAgcaattgaaagttgaaacataGGTAATAAAGGCCCATACCATTTGAAGCATGTTAAATGTTGTATATACATATTAGGTAAGACCTGAAAATCGATTGAGGGTCTCTTTGTCTTTTTGTTTAGTGCTGAGTTTCTCCCACTTGTGCCaattaaattatattgcacATCACTTATGTTGCCCTTATATATTAGGTAAGACCTGAAAAATCGATTGAGGATCTTGGTCTTTGTCTTTTTGTTTACTGCTGATCCCACTTGTGCCAATTAAACTGCACATCACTTCTGTTGCCATTATATATTCTTCCAGTCAtagaaattggaaaaagaaCACAagggtgtatatatatgtggcccTTGAAATTGATAGTAAGTAAAGAGATACAGTTTCATTCACTTGCTCAAAAGCTTTTAAAAGATCCCAATATTCTAAAATTCACAAAAGTAAAATCCATGATCTTCCTTATGAATCATATAACAGCCTCCACTACTGATCAATATTCTTGCGATGGGCGTACTGCTCTTCAGGATTCTTGCTTTCTCAAATCTTGTTTCTTCTGCAAGAAGCCTCTTCGCCTTGACAAGGAAGTGTACATGTACGGGTACGTGATGCATGTGACCTACATTATTATTTTCTCCGTCCTGATTTATgtgtcaccttttttttttttcttatatgtcTCAAGAAGAATAACTcctatttatttagaaataatttaatttattttaccaataatgagatgatttatagtaGTCACACAAATGTTTATATGTACTTTTATTTTCTTAGACCACATGTTTcaaaaattttccttatttcttgaacttttggcGGGTCAACGGCAGTGGCGTAGCCATATAGAGGAAGTTGGTCAGTTAAACACctcgctaaaaaaaaaaatattatatactagCGTAGTTCCTGACTTCAGTACAGGAGCGGACCCATGTATTAAGTTTTGGTGCTCGAGCACTCATTAATCGTGGAGGATACTCTAGGCAGACATatagaaaatatggaaattttagTATAAAACTATAAATAGCACCCGTAAAAGGAATATATTCTTTGTTGATTTTAAGGTGAGCACCCAGGACCATTGAATTTTGGGTCCGCCACTGCTTCAGTACAGTGCCAATTAATAAATTGCAACAGagaaatattattaaatttgTTTTCCCCAAATTAAAGTTAGTACTGGTAAATTTTGATAGACATCACGATCTGTTGGATCGCATTTATGAttgaatttaattaattaataatgcAGGGGTGAGCTGGGCTTCTGCAGTGTGGATTGTAGGAATAAACAGATATACTTggatgaaatgaaaaatattgagaCTCATACTAAGACAATTCTTGCATCTATACACCAACGTCAACAGGCTGGCCAGTGTAGTGAAAATACCGTTCTATCGGAGGATTGCCGGCAGCGTGGCAAGCCATTGTCGTGTACTAAGAATCGAGTTACATTCACAATCTCATCGTCGataaatcatcaataacatATAGGAGTAATACTATTTAATTTAGATTATATATAGTCGCGGTTTCAAAATTTAAGGTTATGAATTTTGTATCATAAACGTTTGagtaaattatttataaatattaagtGAATGTCGGaacaaatataaaatttgaattaaGCCTATTGAAGTATGTTGTGCCTGTAACTTCAatggtagatttttttttttttttttccttttgtaaaTCATCATTCACTTGATTCCATGGAGAACTTTGTAAATACAGATTCACGGGATCTTAACATCCAAAACAATCGTAGATCTGCCCTAGTGTATTGATGACGAAGAGAGAAAGCTACATATTGGTAGGTCATGAATTAATTGCATGAATGTCCTTTACGGTCTACGCTGCAATAATTAATTGTATGAAGAGAAAAATACATCTTGATAAGTCATGAATTAATTGCATGAATGTCCTCTACGTTGCATTCATTAATTGTTGATACGTACGATAATTTTAACCTTTCATTTTCGGATATTTGACTTTACAGAAAAACCTGAAGTTggaaaacatacaaaagaaataaagggaTTATTAAACAAAAGTTATATTTTCCTCAAAACTAGAGAGAAGGAAAGTCAAGAAACAATTGAGTTTTTTGTTCTTCCTTGTTTAAGTTTTTGATTGGAATGTTTTATAATTTTCTAATGACAGAAAGCACAATATAATTTCCTTTGTTCCTGCCAATCCTTCAATCCAAACAAATAAAAGAAGACCCCTTTAATTTCCGTTCCGTTTAGTCTTTTCGAttgtttctttcttctctatTGTTAATCCACAAACAAAGCTCAAGGTCGTAAATTTTATTTGCTTTTCTAATTCAATATAAATGCAATCATTCTGGAATATTGACGTTTAAGTTAGAATTATTTTAAAGTTCATCTATTAGTTTTGAaatttatatgcaaattcaCATCAAGTTTATAATTAAAGAAGTACAGATGGTTCTTTTACTATatgaaataattaaatgaaCTTAGCACTTACCaagaaggaattaaattgagttcaaattaaaatgaaaatcaaaAGTTCCTAAAATCTTCAATGTTACTACTAATTAAAAAGGAGGTAAATAAAACATTCCTAAATTtcttaacataaataaaagagaaaataccTTTTTTTAAGAAGGAATCATATTGTCTTCAAATTCTAAAGTCCGATTTTAATAGAAGAGCAAAATACCTTTTTCAAAAGGAATCAAACATGGAGTTACAAATTTAATAgaagtttttaaaattaattataatcacaatttTATCTAAAATAGATGcaaggttttaaaaaaaaaaaaaaaaaaaaaaaaaactaacattCCGTGTTGAAATTTCGcgttttatttaatttttttcctttggcTATCCTCTTTTTCTGTCTAAATCCAAAATAAATGATGACATATACAACAGGCATAATAATACTATCAAGATAATTAACGTGATAGTGTTTGTTCATAAAactcaattataaaagaactgTTCCAATAAAAGCGCTGGCTTATGTATGCAATAACGTTCTTAAAAACTTCAAATATGGCAATTTTCGGGAATTGTCCTAATTATTTGGCAATTATTCCTAGTTGGAAATAATTATCTATTTTAATCTTTAATTCCTAAAATAACAATTGTTTTAAAGCAAATTTTTTGAGCTAAAACGACAGTAGGCTGTTACAAAGGAATTCTATTCGACGCAGAACACATAAAATACCGTAAACCTTAACGAACAAGGATCTCTAAACTAAATACtcctaaaaacaaaaaaaaaaaaaaaaagagtaaaccCTAAATTTTAAGgaatccaaaaaagaaaaggaaaggaaaaaaacacTGATATATAATCTCCTAAACGCATCAAATAATAACAGACGGAAATATTGCGTTGTGCGTTTTGTTTTTTGCGTTACTACACCAACACAAAGATGGCTCAGCGCCGTCGCCGCCGCAACCGAAACTTAAAGAACAACAAAGCTAAAGGTgatcaaagtgaagaaaaaTCAACAGGCATTAAAGGTGTtgatagaaaaaaagaaattgaaaatctTTGGAGCAACATTGATATTTTTTATGGAGATGACAGCCAATTACCAGAAGGACGTGACAAAGAAGAAGAACCTGAAAATCAGTTCTGGGAATCGTTATggttcaacaacaacaacggttatgatgatgatagcgATATGCAGTTACAAGAAGCCCTGTTAATGTCGACACAATTTTACAATTACTCAATCCagaatttggaatttgatttTGCTGCAAAGACAAGACTTAACGACGTTAAGAAGAAAGGTGTTGATACGTCGTGTTTGTTAGTTAAAACTAACAAAAGGATCAAGAATTGGAACCATATGCATGAAAAAGGTGAACCTTCATGCGTATATTGTACCATATGTAATGAACCTAGACCTACAGTCAACGATATCATGAAACGTGGGCCCTGTGGGCATATCTACtgtgaagattgcataattagTTACGTACGAGAAAGAATTAAAGAGAACATTATACAGGTAAATTGCCCAGTATCGAAGTGCAAGGAAACTTTAGCGATCAACGAATATTTTGTGCCACACGATTTGATGGATCAATGGAGAGAGGCGATTcgtgaagct
This window harbors:
- the LOC132054548 gene encoding FCS-Like Zinc finger 17-like, which produces MWPLKLIVSKEIQFHSLAQKLLKDPNILKFTKVKSMIFLMNHITASTTDQYSCDGRTALQDSCFLKSCFFCKKPLRLDKEVYMYGGELGFCSVDCRNKQIYLDEMKNIETHTKTILASIHQRQQAGQCSENTVLSEDCRQRGKPLSCTKNRVTFTISSSINHQ